AATTCGGACAATTTCGGACGATGCTTGCCGACGTCTCGCGGATCTGCGGACTGTCCCGCTCAGGCGGGCTGATCCGGCGTTTGTTGCACTTGCAGCAGGGTGATCGTGTCTTTGATCTTCAGACGGCGCTTCTTGAGCCGCGAGACCTGGAGTTCGTCGTACGTCGGCTCCGTCAGCAATTTGTCGATCAGGTAGTCCAGATCGCGGTGTTCGATCTGCAATTCGATGATGCGGCGTCCAACGGAGTGAAGATCTTGCTGCATCTTGGCGACTCTCCTGCAACTCTCAAGTGATTCCGGTTCCGGACTTAATCGACTTAAGCGCCTCGACCGACTCATCCAACCCAACCCGCTCACCGCTCGATCCGGGCGGCGTCGCTCACTGCCCCTGAATCGCCTTTTGCGCAGGCGAGCTGCCCGATTGCGATTCGTTGCGACGGGCATCCGACTTCTGCTGACGCTCGATGGCTTCCTGCTGCTTCTGGTTATACTTACGCACGTTCTCTTCGCGCTCGGCCGCCTTCTGCGCCGCCGAAGCCTTCGCTTCGTCGAGCTTTTGCTGCTGCGTGGCCTGCTTGGCATTGTACGTCTGGGCATTCGCCGCGCGCTCAGGCGCCTGCCCCGTGCGCTCCGTCACCCGCTGCTGATACTCGGCCTGCTTGGCTTCGTAATCGGAGACGTTCTGGGCACGCTCGGCAGCGCGTTGCGGCGCTTCGGCGGCCGTTTGCGCCCGCTTTTCCGCCAGACGCTCGTCACGCTCCTGGGCACGCGCGCGGCGCTCCTGATCTTCGAGCACCAGACGCTGACTGCGAACGGCCTTGAGCGCTTCGCGCTGCTCGTCGCGGGCCTTGTCGATGCAATAGTTCACGAAGAACTTCGACGCGCACTCGTACTTGGCCTCTTCGAAACGGTAATCGATCCATGCACGCTGACGATCGAGCACGGCGCGACGACCGCCGAAATCGTCCGCAGCCGGTTGCAGATTCAACCGATCGTCGTAGGGAACGGGTTTGTCGTCCTCAGCGGCAGCCGCTGCCGCGCTGGCTTTGCTAGCCGACGACGGGGTACGGTCTGCGGTCGCATCGAACGGCTTGACGGGCACCCGAAGCTGTTCGGTCGTACGCCCGGCCGCCTCGACGGCCGAGAGCCCCTGCTGCGCCGACGCGGAAAACGGCACGATGGCCGCAGCCATGATGATGCCGAACATCCCGACGGCGGAGATCGATGCACGTGCGGGACGGCGCGAAACCTGGCGCAGATTCAGTCGCGAAAACAATTTTTCGAAGGAAATCATGAGGTTGAGCGGAGTCATGCCAAATTTTAGCATTGCCTGCCCGGACGCGCCCGCGGTTTATGGCAAAATGCCCCGCTCCTGGCACTTGGGTAACTCGCAACACTCATGACGCAAAACGTAGCCCTTCAGATCGTTCAACGCATTGCCGCCGAACTTAACGTGCAGCCGCGTCAGGTCGCCGCCGCCGTGCAACTCCTGGACGAAGGCGCCACCGTGCCCTTCATCGCTCGCTATCGTAAGGAAGTGACCGATAACCTCGATGACACGCAACTGCGTAATCTGGAAGAGCGCCTGCTGTATCTGCGCGAACTGGAAGACCGCCGTGGCGCGATTCTCGCGAGCATCGAAGAGCAAGGCAAGCTGACCGACGAACTGCGCACTGCCATCGTGGCGGCGGAAACGAAGCAGACGCTCGAAGACCTTTACCTCCCCTACAAGCAGAAGCGCCGCACCCGCGCGCAAATCGCCCGCGAAGCCGGCCTCGAGCCCCTCGCGCAGGCGCTGCTCGCCGATCCGACGCTCGACCCGCAAGTCGAAGCCGCCAGGTTCGTCGACGCCGAGAAGGGCGTGGCCGACGGGAAGGCCGCCCTCGATGGCGCACGCGACATCCTGTCGGAACAATTCGGCGAAACCGCCGAACTCCTCGGCAAATTGCGCGACTACCTCTGGAATCAGGGCGTGGTCTCGTCGAAGGTCGTCGAAGGCAAGGAAAGCGAGGAAGGCGAAAAATTCCGCGATTACTACGACTACGCCGAACCGCTCTCTGCGGTGCCGTCGCACCGCGCGCTCGCGCTCTTCCGCGGTCGTAACCTCGGCATTCTGATGGTCAAGCTGGGCCTTGGCGAAGAACTCGACGCACAGGTCCCGCATCCGTGTGAGGGTGTGATCGCCGGTCATTTTGGCATTCGCCAGCAGAACCGCGCCGCCGACAAGTGGCTGGGCGACGTCTGCCGCTGGAGCTGGCGCGTGAAGGTGCAGCCGCACCTCGAATTGGAACTGCTCACGCAGATTCGTGAAAGCGCCGAGAGCGAAGCTATTCGAGTGTTCGCTCGCAACCTCAAGGCGCTGCTGCTCGCCGCGCCCGCCGGTCCGAAGGGCGTGATCGGTCTGGACCCGGGTCTGCGTACCGGCGTGAAGGTGGCGGTGGTCGATGCGACCGGCAAGCTGCTCGGCACCGACACGATCTATCCGCACGAACCGCGCCGCGACTGGGACGGCTCGCTCGCCCGTCTGTCGAAGATTGCCGCCGCGACCGGCGCGCAACTCGTCAGCATCGGCAACGGCACGGCCTCGCGGGAGACGGACAAGCTCGCGCTGGAACTGATCAAGCGCCATCCCGAACTGAAGCTGCAAAAGATCGTGGTATCGGAAGCCGGCGCATCGGTGTACTCGGCCTCCGAATTCGCGGCGAAGGAATTCCCGGAACTGGACGTGTCGCTGCGCGGCGCCGTCTCGATTGCCCGCCGTCTGCAAGATCCGCTGGCCGAACTCGTCAAGATCGAGCCGAAGGCCATCGGCGTGGGCCAGTATCAGCACGACGTGAACCAGCGCGAACTGGCACGTATGCTGGACGCCGTCGTCGAGGATTGCGTGAACGCCGTGGGCGTGGACGTCAACACGGCATCGGCCCCGCTGCTCGCCCGCGTGTCGGGGCTGAACAGCACGCTCGCGAAGAACATCGTGGACTTCCGCGACAGCAACGGCCCGTTCCCCAACCGCGAAGCGCTCAAGAAGGTGCCGCGTCTGGGCGACAAGACGTTCGAACAGGCCGCGGGCTTCCTGCGCGTGAACGGCGGCGACAATCCGCTGGATCGTTCGTCGGTTCACCCGGAAGCGTACCCGGTCGTCGAGCGCATTCTCGCCAAGATCAAGAAGACCATTGGCGATGTGATGGGCAACGGTTCGGTCGTGCGCAGTGTGTCGCCGACGGAATTCGTCGACGAGCGTTTCGGTCTGCCAACGGTCAAGGACATCCTGACCGAACTCGAAAAGCCGGGTCGCGACCCGCGCCCCGAGTTCAAGACCGCGACGTTCCAGGACGGCGTCGAGAAGCTGACCGACCTGAAGCCTGGCATGCAGCTCGAAGGCGTGGTCACGAACGTGGCCGCCTTCGGCGCGTTCATCGATATCGGCGTGCATCAGGACGGTCTGGTTCACGTCTCCGCCATGTCGACGAAGTTCATCAAGGATCCGCACGAAGTCGTGAAGGCTGGCGATATCGTGAAGGTCAAGGTGCTCGAAGTCGATCCGCGCCGTCAGCGTATTTCGCTCACCATGCGTCTGAACGACGATCTGCCGGTGGCCGGTGCGAGCGATCGCCTGAGCAGCGGTGGTGGCGCGGGGGGGCGCGGTGCCAGCAGTGGTGCTCACCGTGGTGGCAATGGCGGCGGTGGCCGTCAGCGCGAGCCGGAAACGGTCAATGCCATGGCTGCCGCTTTCGCCAAGCTCAAGCGCTGATCGCAACGCCTTCAGCACAAAGAAAAGCCCGCTCGGTTCGAGCGGGCTTTTTGACGTCCGATCTGTCGATCTGCCGATTAACCGTCAGATCTCGATTTTCGTCCCCAGCTCAACCACGCGGTTGGCGGGAATACTGAAGAAGTCCGTCGGCTTGGCAGCGTTCTGGTGCATCCAGGCAAACAGACGTTCGCGCCAGATCGACATCCCCGGCAGCTTGGTCGGCACGACCGTCTCGCGCGCCAGGAAGAACGACGTATCCATCAACTCGAAGTGCATGTCCGTCTTCTCTTCGAGCAGATGCAGCACTTCCTTCACGTCCGGCGTCTCGTTGAAGCCGAACGTCGCGACCACGCTGTACAACCCGCCGGTATGGTCCTTGACCTCGATGCGGCTACCGTCTTCGGCGTAGGGCACGTCAAGCGTGCGGAACGTCAGAAAGATCGTGCGCTCATGCAGAATACGGTTGTGCTTGAGGTTGTGCAGCAGGCTCACCGGGACCAGCGTGTTGCCGCCCGTCAGATAAATGGCGGTACCGGCCACACGATGCGGCGGGTGTGCCAGCAGCCCTTGCAGGAACGGGCCCAGCGGAATCCCGTCGGCGGCCGTGCGCTCACGCAGCAACTGACGGCCCTTGTGCCACGTCATCAGCATGAAGAACAGGAACGCGCCAAGCGCCAGCGGCAGCCAGCCGCCCTCTTCGACCTTGATCAGGTTCGCGCCGAAGAACGCGAAGTCGACGACAAGGAAGCCTGTGATGATGAGCGCCACGAGGAACTTGTTCCAGTTCCAGACCTTGACCATGACCACGCACGCGAGAATCGTCGTAATGACCATCGTCGTCGTCACCGCAATCCCGTACGCCGCCGCCAGATTGCTCGACGACTTGAACGCCAGCACGATCCAGATGATCACCAACAGCAGCGACCAGTTGATGACCGGCATGTAGATCTGACCGATCTCGCGATCCGACGTATGCAGAATCTTCATGCGCGGCACGTAGCCGAGCTGAATCGCCTGACTGGTGAGCGAGAACGCCCCCGAAATCACGGCCTGCGACGCGATGACGGTTGCGGCGGTCGCCACAATCACCAGCGGCAGCAGCGCCCAGTCCGGCGCGAGCAGGAAGAACGGGTTCTCGATGGCCTTTGGATTGGACAGCAGCAATGCGCCCTGACCGAAGTAGTTCAGCGCCAGCGCCGGGAAGACGAGGAACGACCACGCGAAGCGAATCGGACGAATGCCGAAGTGGCCCATATCCGCATACAGCGCTTCTGCACCGGTCAGCACCAGGAACACCGAGCCGAGCACGATGTACGCTTGCAGCGCGTGCGTGCGAATGAAGTGAATGCCGTAGTAGGGATTGATCGCCTTGATGATCTCGGGCGCGAGCACCATGTTGTACACGCCTAGCACGCCGAGAATCACAAACCAGACCACCATGACGGGACCGAACAGACGGCCGACCTTGGCAGTCCCTGATTTCTGCATCGAGAACAGAATGATCAGGATGACGATGGTAATCGGCAGTACGAAGCGCGAGAGCGACGGCGCCGCGATCTCCAACCCTTCCACCGCCGACATCACGGAGATGGCCGGTGTGATTACCGCATCCCCGTAGAACATACAGGCGCCGAACATCCCCAGCATCATCAGGACGGTGGCCCACCGGCTGCCTGCCCGCACGCTGCGCAGGCTGAGCGCCATGAGCGCCAGCACGCCGCCTTCGCCACGGTTGTCGGCACGCATCACGAACAACACATACTTCAGGGACACGACGATCACCAGCGCCCAGAACAGCAGCGAGATGATGCCGAACACGGCCTGCTGATTAAACGGAATGCCGTGCTGCGGATCGAAACATTCCTTGAGCGCATAGAGCGGGCTGGTGCCGATATCGCCGAAGACCACGCCGATGGCCGCCACCATGAGCGCGGGCATGGCCTGAGGGCGCTGCCCGTGTCGAATGTTTTGCGTCATAAGGTTTGGGTAATCGCTTTATTGCGCTGCACAAAATGGGCGCTATTCTAACTGGGCGCCGGTTCCCTCGCCAGTCCGGGCAGATGCTGAGCGACGGACCTGTTACATGACATGCTTAGCTAGGATATGACGAGCCGCGCGCCGTGACCAGTCCCGCACGGCAAGGGTTTTGCCCGACCTTGGCGCACGTAGGATGGCCGGAGCGGCACCGCTTTTCGAGTTGCAAATGCGCGACATATGTCAGACATGGGCGATTCGTGTGTCGACAGTCCCGGCAATTGCGTGTAGCGATGGCCGCCAGCGCGTGCGCTTTGGCGTTCACATCGCCTACCGACCGTATGGCCCCGGTGTTTGACGCGCCCATGAAAAAAGCCGCCCGAAGGCGGCTTTCTCACATCCTGAGACGCCGGAGGCATCATCCAGCGAATCGCAGGTGCGGCATCGATCAGCGACGACGCGTGGTCTTCTTGGTCGAGCCCTTCACCGAACGCACGAGTTCCGAGTCGACCGTGTTCTGCTGCGCTTCCAGCGAGCGGATCTGGC
The Pandoraea oxalativorans genome window above contains:
- a CDS encoding Tex family protein; its protein translation is MTQNVALQIVQRIAAELNVQPRQVAAAVQLLDEGATVPFIARYRKEVTDNLDDTQLRNLEERLLYLRELEDRRGAILASIEEQGKLTDELRTAIVAAETKQTLEDLYLPYKQKRRTRAQIAREAGLEPLAQALLADPTLDPQVEAARFVDAEKGVADGKAALDGARDILSEQFGETAELLGKLRDYLWNQGVVSSKVVEGKESEEGEKFRDYYDYAEPLSAVPSHRALALFRGRNLGILMVKLGLGEELDAQVPHPCEGVIAGHFGIRQQNRAADKWLGDVCRWSWRVKVQPHLELELLTQIRESAESEAIRVFARNLKALLLAAPAGPKGVIGLDPGLRTGVKVAVVDATGKLLGTDTIYPHEPRRDWDGSLARLSKIAAATGAQLVSIGNGTASRETDKLALELIKRHPELKLQKIVVSEAGASVYSASEFAAKEFPELDVSLRGAVSIARRLQDPLAELVKIEPKAIGVGQYQHDVNQRELARMLDAVVEDCVNAVGVDVNTASAPLLARVSGLNSTLAKNIVDFRDSNGPFPNREALKKVPRLGDKTFEQAAGFLRVNGGDNPLDRSSVHPEAYPVVERILAKIKKTIGDVMGNGSVVRSVSPTEFVDERFGLPTVKDILTELEKPGRDPRPEFKTATFQDGVEKLTDLKPGMQLEGVVTNVAAFGAFIDIGVHQDGLVHVSAMSTKFIKDPHEVVKAGDIVKVKVLEVDPRRQRISLTMRLNDDLPVAGASDRLSSGGGAGGRGASSGAHRGGNGGGGRQREPETVNAMAAAFAKLKR
- a CDS encoding potassium transporter Kup, whose protein sequence is MTQNIRHGQRPQAMPALMVAAIGVVFGDIGTSPLYALKECFDPQHGIPFNQQAVFGIISLLFWALVIVVSLKYVLFVMRADNRGEGGVLALMALSLRSVRAGSRWATVLMMLGMFGACMFYGDAVITPAISVMSAVEGLEIAAPSLSRFVLPITIVILIILFSMQKSGTAKVGRLFGPVMVVWFVILGVLGVYNMVLAPEIIKAINPYYGIHFIRTHALQAYIVLGSVFLVLTGAEALYADMGHFGIRPIRFAWSFLVFPALALNYFGQGALLLSNPKAIENPFFLLAPDWALLPLVIVATAATVIASQAVISGAFSLTSQAIQLGYVPRMKILHTSDREIGQIYMPVINWSLLLVIIWIVLAFKSSSNLAAAYGIAVTTTMVITTILACVVMVKVWNWNKFLVALIITGFLVVDFAFFGANLIKVEEGGWLPLALGAFLFFMLMTWHKGRQLLRERTAADGIPLGPFLQGLLAHPPHRVAGTAIYLTGGNTLVPVSLLHNLKHNRILHERTIFLTFRTLDVPYAEDGSRIEVKDHTGGLYSVVATFGFNETPDVKEVLHLLEEKTDMHFELMDTSFFLARETVVPTKLPGMSIWRERLFAWMHQNAAKPTDFFSIPANRVVELGTKIEI
- a CDS encoding YdcH family protein, whose amino-acid sequence is MQQDLHSVGRRIIELQIEHRDLDYLIDKLLTEPTYDELQVSRLKKRRLKIKDTITLLQVQQTPDQPA